A genome region from Blautia coccoides includes the following:
- a CDS encoding sigma-70 family RNA polymerase sigma factor, translating into MKTEYVPTTWQALVEKNLHLVTKVIRGLSISNSSMPEMNADELYQVGCLALCKAAMRFDDGRPFEPYAKTVIRNALLDQYRLAMRYHQRTCSLSETLTDTDEISFETLLRSGTGNPESEICEAETDAYLMMLEKQNTGIMSKGIATLLLTAKGYNSTDIAQHFGVPANHIRAWKSKAAAKLRCDKQLYALLN; encoded by the coding sequence ATGAAAACAGAGTATGTGCCTACAACTTGGCAAGCTCTTGTCGAAAAGAATCTGCACTTGGTAACTAAAGTCATACGTGGATTGTCTATAAGCAATTCATCTATGCCAGAGATGAATGCGGATGAACTTTATCAAGTAGGGTGCCTAGCACTATGTAAAGCAGCGATGCGTTTTGACGATGGGCGTCCATTTGAACCATATGCAAAAACAGTCATACGCAATGCTTTACTGGATCAATATCGTTTGGCAATGCGCTATCACCAACGAACCTGTTCCTTGTCCGAAACCTTGACAGATACAGACGAAATCTCATTTGAAACTTTACTGCGTTCAGGCACAGGAAACCCGGAATCTGAAATATGCGAAGCAGAGACAGATGCCTATTTGATGATGCTGGAAAAGCAGAATACTGGAATCATGAGTAAAGGAATTGCCACTTTATTGTTGACCGCAAAAGGATATAACAGTACAGATATTGCACAGCATTTCGGTGTACCTGCTAATCACATACGTGCATGGAAGAGTAAAGCTGCCGCCAAGCTGCGTTGTGACAAACAACTTTACGCCCTGTTAAATTGA
- a CDS encoding zinc-finger-containing protein, producing the protein MKSKSIRCPYCGSAAILKDSSYVYGPGARQGKVYVCSRYPTCDAHVGVKPGTIRPNGTLANKSLRQKRIQAHQVFDQIWLNGIFSRNQAYSWASDKLGIPMEEMHIGNFDIYRCNQLIQESKKVLKNNRKLLHAAIG; encoded by the coding sequence TTGAAAAGCAAATCCATCCGCTGTCCCTACTGTGGCAGTGCAGCTATATTAAAAGATTCTTCCTATGTTTACGGTCCTGGGGCAAGGCAGGGTAAGGTTTATGTCTGTTCCAGGTATCCCACATGTGATGCCCATGTAGGCGTAAAACCCGGCACAATACGCCCAAATGGAACTTTAGCTAATAAAAGCCTGCGTCAAAAACGTATACAGGCACACCAGGTTTTCGATCAGATTTGGTTAAATGGTATTTTTTCCCGTAACCAAGCTTATTCCTGGGCATCCGATAAACTGGGGATACCTATGGAGGAGATGCACATCGGTAACTTTGACATATACCGTTGTAACCAGCTCATTCAGGAATCGAAAAAAGTATTAAAGAATAACCGCAAACTGCTCCACGCTGCAATAGGATGA